GATTCCCTCGAAATAGGACCGTAGCGCGGGCGTCCCCGCCTGCGGGTTCAAGCGGCGTCCCGCCGCAAGTTATTGGTTCATACTGGAGGACATTGCTGGGAAATTAGCCGCGAAAAGGCGCAAAATTCGCAAAAAAATCAGGCAACCAGGTCAATCATGTTGCCAAAACTGCCTTCTGACTCAGTGCATATTTTTTGATTTCGAACCTGGGTGCGCCAAAGTTCAGTAATAAACCGTGTTCGATTCGTGAGGCACGCAAATAGCCGAGCATTTGCGCCACATGCTCGTCCACCAACGCCTTGGCGGCTTTCAGTTCAATTATCAGCCGGTTGTCCACAAACACATCTGCGATATACTCGCCAATCAACGCACCATCCTCGTCATACACCTTCAGTTGATGCTGCTGTTTCACATCCAAGCCGAGTTTTTGCAGCCGGTGCGCCAACGCATTCTCATATACTTTCTCGAGGTGGCCGTGTTTGTGATAGCAATGAATTGCAAACGCCGTCGCTCGCACTACGTCACATAATTCCATGATATCCTTCATAAACCATTCCTTTCGCTTTCTTGCTTATTTTGCGTCTTTTGCGCCTTTTAGCGGCCAAACCTGCTTTACGGATTAGCCTAATAAAGAAACAGGAATGTTTCTTTACAGTTTCTTATTGGCAACATCCGTCGGGAAAAGTGGACTGACGCTCGCATCTCGTTTAGATTTGATCCTCCATGTTGCTTCGCGCCAACACAGTCCTGACCCTGTCCGGCCCGCCTCTTGAAAAGGCGGATGTCCGCGTCACGGGCAATCGCATCACCGAAGTCGGCCCCTCCCTCACCCCGCACGAAGGCGAACCGGTCCACGACCTGCCCGGCCATGTGCTGCTGCCGGGCCTCATCAACGCCCATTGCCATCTGGATTACACCGGCTTCAAAGGCTCCATCTTCCCAACCAAAAGTTTTACCGGCTGGATCCGGCGCATCAACGCGCTCAAAGGCAGCTTCAGCGCCGACGATTACTTGAAATCGATCGACGACGGCTTTCAACAACTCATGCGCAGCGGTTGCACGACCGTGTTTAACATCGAAGCCTTTCCGGACCTTTTCCTGCGAATGAAAAAACCGCCCATCCGCACCTGGTGGTTCCTGGAACTGATCGACATCCGCACCCGCCTGGCAGGCGATGATACGCTGGCCGGCGCGCTGGCATTCTTTGCCGAGCACAAGGACTGGCCCGGAGGTTTCGGCCTCAGCCCGCACTCCCCCTACACCGCCAGCATCGAGCTTTTTCGACTGGCCAAGCATTGCAGCCAGGATATGGGCATGCGGTTCACGACCCATATCGCCGAATCGATCGAGGAACAGGAAATGTTCCTTTACGGCCAGGGACCTCTGTACGACTTTCTCACGGAGCTCGGACGAGATACGGAGGACTGCGGCCAGGGCTCGGCCCTCTCCCATTTGATGGATTTCGGCCTGCTGGATGAGCATTGCCTCGCTGTTCACTTGAACTATCTCCAGGAATACGACCTGAAACTCCTGCGCGAACATCCGCTCAACATCGTCCACTGCCCCCGCTGCCACGCTTATTT
This genomic window from Candidatus Methylacidiphilales bacterium contains:
- a CDS encoding GxxExxY protein, translating into MKDIMELCDVVRATAFAIHCYHKHGHLEKVYENALAHRLQKLGLDVKQQHQLKVYDEDGALIGEYIADVFVDNRLIIELKAAKALVDEHVAQMLGYLRASRIEHGLLLNFGAPRFEIKKYALSQKAVLAT
- a CDS encoding amidohydrolase family protein, which codes for MLLRANTVLTLSGPPLEKADVRVTGNRITEVGPSLTPHEGEPVHDLPGHVLLPGLINAHCHLDYTGFKGSIFPTKSFTGWIRRINALKGSFSADDYLKSIDDGFQQLMRSGCTTVFNIEAFPDLFLRMKKPPIRTWWFLELIDIRTRLAGDDTLAGALAFFAEHKDWPGGFGLSPHSPYTASIELFRLAKHCSQDMGMRFTTHIAESIEEQEMFLYGQGPLYDFLTELGRDTEDCGQGSALSHLMDFGLLDEHCLAVHLNYLQEYDLKLLREHPLNIVHCPRCHAYFAHSRFPLERLRDAGCSISLGTDSLASNDMLDLRGEIRQLRKNYPNLTAEECLHMVTTAPARAIGLPGELGVIAPGAFADLIAFPLPANTNPYQAVLFSEGPPSFFMVDGEIKNPTNSG